In Brassica napus cultivar Da-Ae chromosome A3, Da-Ae, whole genome shotgun sequence, the sequence CAACAAGCTGGACCAACAAGCGCAGTGACTTCATCGTCATCATCCTATTCAGATCTCACACCTATAACAGGAGCGATTGAGATCGTTCCTCCGCCTCAGAAAAAGTTCGAGCCAAAATCATCAGTCTGGGCAGACACATTGAGCAGGGGACTTGTTAACTTTAACATATCTGGACGTAAGATAGATTTCCACCACAACATGTGAATGAAAACAACCAAAAACCCCTGTTTTAAGCAATATTTTCTAACATCTTTTTCTGTTTTCTACTTATGTGCAGCTAAAACAAATCCATTGGCAGACATAGGAGTTGACTTTGAGGCGATCAACAGGAGAGAAAAACGGCTAGAGAAACCGACAAATACACCACCAGCAACATCGACTATCAACATGGGTAAAGCAATGGGATCAGGCACTGGCTTAGGTCGTGCGGGTGCAACTGCTATGAGACCTCCTCCAAATCCAATGGTAGGCTCTGGCATGCCCATGGGCGGTGGTTATGGGGGTATGAACCAAAACCAACACATGGGTATGGGAATGGGACCAGGCATGAACCCAAATCAACCAATGGGTATGGGAATGGGACCAGGAATGAACCAAAACCAACCCATGGGTATGGGAATGGGACCAGgcatgaacatgaacatgaacatgGGAGGAGGATATGGCCAAGGTTATCCGATGCAACCACAAAACCAAGGAATGGTCCCTGGTCCGAACATGCCAGGCAACAACAACTATAATCCAATGATGGGTCAAGGCGGTTATAACCCTCAACAATCCTATGGTGGTGGATACAGGTAAGATCAAGCCAAACCATTACTGACAAGACCCTCCACTTGTAAAATCAAGAAGAGAACACTCTGGTTCCGTACCTCTCTgcttcttttcatttttacctgGGACATGTAATATCTATCAGGCGATAAAATAGTCGGATTGGTCAGCCGCTTCACGGAAGTACTCAGGTTACATTATTCATCTCAGCATCAGGATTTTCTACACTCTTCGTTTCCTTTGTTATATGCGTATAAATTGATATATACTACACAGATTCTATTTTTGAGGGTTTCACGTATTGAATGTGTACAACATTTTCCATTCACggaacaaataaaatattttgtcttTCTTGCATGTTCTCGACTTTATatactttatttatatattcattGTCATTCCAAAAAGACTTGGATTTTATCACCAGCAGTGTCTTTAAAGTCCAACAGAAGTTTCCCTCCGACTTCATCAGCTGCATCGTCCATCAATTGCTTCAGGTTCACGCCTCCTAAAGCTACAAAAAGGCCCCAGGCTCTGTCATTGTCACTTAAGCAGAAACTGAACAAGCAGACAACGAATAAGACTAACTATTACCTGGTACAATGTTGGTGACACCTTCCAAGAATCCGGCCTGCTCCAACCATAAAGACACGTTTTGCTTACATCAATCAGTTCAGAGAAACACACATTCGGAAAAGTTATTACACGTACCGGGATCCTGACGTCGAGTTTCTCAAACCCATCACGTCCAATGATTTTGATCCTCAGAGACCTTGACCAGATTCTTGAAAAAGGGTTTCTTGATTCATTAGAAACCACTTCAGGTACCATGACTTCAACAACCGGATCCTCCACTCTCTGTTTTGACTCATCTTGCGCTACTCGTTGGTTACCATATACGCTACTACTGCTAGATCCTTAAACATGGTAAAAAAATGATATAGTTACTCTTGACTGATATTTCCTCAAAGATGATATCCTTCATGTTTCTCACCTCTATTTGATGAGGATGATATAGCATACCGCTTCTCTTCCTCACGGTATGTGTCATAGCCAAGAATCCCCTCAATTTCTTCTAAAGACGGCATGCTTCCTGGTGGAGGAATCCTACCACCCTTTATCGCCAATAGAGCGTCCTGCAATGCTTCTACATACTATAAGTCTCTTGGCCAAGACACATTATTGACAAAAATACTGTCACTCACTCACCTGCATTGCTTGAATTGATACCCCAATCAAGGAAAGTGGATATGCAACTAGCTTATATCCAATCTCTTCTATCTCAAGCGGGTTTAGCATCGGAATTTTCCCACCAGTCTCAAGCATATTAGCCTACACAAACAGCACACAAATGTAACTTCATATCAAGACTAGAGTAATCTTTCTAAAGGGGCAAAGTGAAGTGTTACCAGTTTAGGAACTAATGGATAAACATTGCAGAATGATTTCATCTCTTCTCTAGACACAAGAGAATCAACGGAGAGAACATCTGCTCCAGCATCTGTAAAAGCTCTCGCCCTACTAAACGATTCCTCCAGAGACACCGCTTCTCTAGAATCAGTCTGAGCAACAATGACAATGTCTGAACCACACTCTCTACGTGCATCAACCGCAGCTTTAACACGCATCACTGCTTCCTCTCTAGAAACCACTCCTCTCTCGCCGCCACTAGAAACCTGATCGTTGATAATGATTCCAGCAAATCCAGCTCTGATATACCCCTTGACTGTTCTCTTAACATTCATGGCGTTACCAAACCCATTACCACCGTCTCCAATCACCGGAATAGACACAGCCTGAGTGATCTGTTGACCTTGGTCAATCATTTCTCCGTAAGAAATGAGTCCTTTATCAGGTAAACCAACCCTAGCTGCTGAAATTGCGAACCCTAACTTGCATAGAAAGATATATCAtcaatacatatatacataaaagaTCAAAAAGCAAACatctttcttaaattttaagcTAAAGTCTTCAACTTTAAGATTGACTTCGCAATAACCAGTGCTGAAACTGAGAACCCTAACTTGCACAGAAAGTAATCAGCAAAAGCAATACACATACATACATAAAGATCGAAAGCAAACATCTTTCTTAAATTTAGCTAAAGAAAACTGTAAATTCTACAAATTTTAAGAATTGGGTTATCAGATTGATAGATCATTACGAGTGGTGAGGCAGTAAGGAAACCCAGCTCGTTCGACGAGCTTAGCACTAAGAGCATCGAAGCAGCAAGGACCCTGAAGGACACCAGGGGATTGCATGATCTCTCTTAGCTTCTTCGCCGGAGAAGACGGGtttgagtttccagaggagtcAGAAGCTGCTGCGGTGGCGTTAATGGCGACACGGGATCGTCTCGAGAAAGAGATGGGTTTTGTATATAGCTGTCTGATGGAGGGAGTGGAATCTGGAGGGAAGAGGATTGGTTTAGATTGTTGACGATGGAGAAGGAGAACTCGAGGAGGAAAAGAGGTGTAAGAGCTTAGTGACGCCATCGAAAAGGATTCACTTTGATTCGGAACAAAATGATTTGATTgattagagaagaagaagagtagtTGGAACAAACCGAACCGAGAGAAAGTTTTCCACTGACTCCGGTTTACGCGCGTAAGGCTTTAACTCTGTACCGAAGTAGGTTTATTGAAccaaaatccaaaccgaaaataaAATAACCTGAATCTTGATCCGTAAAATACCGGAATAGAGGTGCAATTGGTTTTTGAGTCCTTTACCACCTGTcacattttaaaagtttaaaagtCTTCAAAATTCTCCTAAAAAGATTTCAcagactatttttttttttttgataaattctaTCAGCTGATCCGGTCGATCCCGGAAAAAACATACTTAGTGCTACAAAATGGATTATCCCAAAAGCATACCacactgtctgacccaaatttAGAATACTTTCGACTAATGCCAAGGGGTAGACCAATCATCTGTTAtgacaatttttattttgttattttcattcTATGGTAGTTTTTCTTAAAATCAACAATTTtgtaactttaaaatatttctataaacttgtttattataattttaacaaGAAGTTCAAACTTCAAACTAATCACAATTAAATCTTGTAAAACAGTATATccaaaaatacataaacatttaaaaatatctaaaatatttgaatattatcAAAATCTGATATGACCTTGAATAcatatcagaaaaaaaaattgacaactaaaacaataaaactaaacaaatttCGAAATCCGATTCCAAATATTAGAATTAGTatctaaaaacaatatttgaacttaaatattaaatttcatgtttattttaatataacataaatatacataaaataaaaatattattaaactcggattcaaaaaattatttgatagagTTGCAAAATTTATTTGAAGTATTATTGACAGAACAG encodes:
- the LOC125606864 gene encoding 2,3-dimethylmalate lyase-like codes for the protein MASLSSYTSFPPRVLLLHRQQSKPILFPPDSTPSIRQLYTKPISFSRRSRVAINATAAASDSSGNSNPSSPAKKLREIMQSPGVLQGPCCFDALSAKLVERAGFPYCLTTRFAISAARVGLPDKGLISYGEMIDQGQQITQAVSIPVIGDGGNGFGNAMNVKRTVKGYIRAGFAGIIINDQVSSGGERGVVSREEAVMRVKAAVDARRECGSDIVIVAQTDSREAVSLEESFSRARAFTDAGADVLSVDSLVSREEMKSFCNVYPLVPKLANMLETGGKIPMLNPLEIEEIGYKLVAYPLSLIGVSIQAMQDALLAIKGGRIPPPGSMPSLEEIEGILGYDTYREEEKRYAISSSSNRGSSSSSVYGNQRVAQDESKQRVEDPVVEVMVPEVVSNESRNPFSRIWSRSLRIKIIGRDGFEKLDVRIPAGFLEGVTNIVPALGGVNLKQLMDDAADEVGGKLLLDFKDTAGDKIQVFLE